The Rhododendron vialii isolate Sample 1 chromosome 6a, ASM3025357v1 genome includes a window with the following:
- the LOC131328799 gene encoding ADP,ATP carrier protein 3, mitochondrial, whose translation MADGSQHPSILRKMHGQSYFFSQISPNLQSRNAGLQNVTSAYMNGGLQSPLLAACQGTGLEIVSPLSPLFVQAPSEKGFKGFMVDFLMGGVSAAVSKTAAAPIERVKLLIQNQDEMLKTGRLSEPYKGIGDCFARTIKDEGIIALWRGNTANVIRYFPTQALNFAFKDYFKSLFNFKKDKDGYWKWFAGNLASGGAAGASSLLFVYSLDYARTRLANDAKAAKKGGERQFNGLIDVYKKTLQTDGLAGLYRGFNISCVGIIVYRGLYFGMYDSLKPVVLVDKLQDSFLASFLLGWGITIGAGLASYPIDTVRRRMMMTSGEAVKYKSSLDAFSQIVKNEGPKSLFKGAGANILRAVAGAGVLAGYDKLQLVLLGKKYGSGGGG comes from the exons ATGGCGGATGGATCACAGCATCCATCAATACTCCGGAAGATGCATGGGCAATCATATTTCTTCTCTCAGATTTCTCCCAACTTGCAATCCAGGAATGCTGGTTTACAAAATGTGACTAGTGCATACATGAATGGAGGTCTGCAGAGTCCTCTGTTGGCAGCATGCCAAGGCACTGGCCTGGAAATTGTATCACCGCTATCCCCTCTTTTTGTACAAGCTCCCTCGGAAAAAGGTTTTAAAGGTTTTATGGTGGACTTCCTCATGGGAGGAGTATCTGCTGCTGTATCCAAGACCGCTGCTGCTCCAATAGAGCGAGTTAAGCTCTTGATTCAGAATCAGGACGAGATGCTCAAAACTGGTCGACTTTCTGAACCATACAAGGGAATTGGTGACTGCTTCGCAAGAACTATCAAGGACGAAGGCATTATTGCTCTTTGGAGAGGCAACACTGCCAATGTGATCAGATACTTCCCAACCCAG GCCCTTAACTTTGCTTTCAAGGATTACTTCAAGAGTTTGTTTAATTTCAAGAAAGATAAGGATGGTTACTGGAAGTGGTTTGCTGGGAACTTGGCATCAGGTGGTGCTGCTGGTGCTTCATCTCTTCTGTTTGTTTATTCCCTGGATTATGCTCGAACACGTTTGGCTAATGATGCTAAAGCTGCCAAGAAGGGTGGTGAAAGGCAGTTTAATGGCTTAATTGATGTTTACAAGAAAACCCTCCAAACTGATGGCCTTGCTGGGCTTTATCGTGGATTCAACATCTCATGTGTGGGCATTATAGTTTACCGGGGGCTCTACTTTGGGATGTATGATTCCCTGAAACCGGTTGTTCTGGTTGATAAGTTGCAG GATAGTTTCTTGGCGAGTTTCTTGCTGGGATGGGGGATCACCATTGGTGCAGGATTGGCCTCTTACCCAATTGACACCGTTCGGAGAAGGATGATGATGACTTCAGGAGAAGCTGTCAAGTATAAGAGCTCCCTTGATGCATTCTCTCAAATCGTGAAGAATGAAGGTCCTAAATCACTCTTTAAGGGTGCTGGAGCAAACATCTTACGAGCTGTTGCAGGAGCTGGAGTGCTCGCCGGCTACGACAAGTTGCAGCTCGTTCTTCTTGGTAAGAAATATGGTTCTGGCGGTGGTGGTTAA
- the LOC131328798 gene encoding leucine-rich repeat extensin-like protein 4 gives MVNSLSSTLLTTFLVLSLFHLSSFHNNLAAKHIHHSYSSANLHHHHHHIPTPYKTTKANTTISNPRLQQAYIALQAWKRVIFYDPNNFTSDWVGESVCNYTGVFCSNLPNATKPTITVAGIDLNSANIAGLLPPELGLLSDLALIHLNSNRFCGLVPQTLSNLSLLFELDLSNNRLVGPFPTVVLSLPSLQYLDLRYNEFEGPLPPQLFSKSFDAIFLNNNGFTSSIPPNLGKSSATVIVFANNNFGGCLPPSISNFADTLEELVLINTNLSGCVPPEVGFLYKLKLLDLSSNRLEGPIPYSISGLAHLEQLNVAHNYMSGNVPEGVCILPNLVNFTYSYNFFCEEEGVCRNLTSKGVVFDDRRNCLPEKPLQRTKEQCDPVVEHPVDCYHYPCGGAPVAQAPAPIHA, from the coding sequence ATGGTTAATTCACTCTCTTCTACCCTCCTAACCACTTTCTTAGTTCTCTCACTCTTCCACCTCTCTTCCTTCCACAACAATCTAGCCGCGAAGCACATCCACCACAGCTACTCCTCTGccaacctccaccaccaccaccaccatataCCCACCCCGTATAAAACCACCAAAGCCAACACCACCATATCGAACCCTCGACTCCAACAAGCTTACATTGCTCTCCAAGCATGGAAAAGGGTAATCTTCTATGACCCGAACAACTTCACGTCCGATTGGGTGGGTGAGTCCGTCTGCAACTACACCGGAGTATTCTGCAGCAACCTTCCCAACGCCACCAAACCCACCATCACCGTAGCCGGAATTGACCTCAACTCCGCAAACATTGCCGGACTCCTCCCCCCTGAGCTCGGCCTCCTCTCCGACCTCGCCCTGATCCACCTCAACAGCAACCGATTCTGTGGACTAGTCCCACAAACTCTATCGAACCTTTCTCTCCTATTCGAGCTCGACCTCAGTAACAACAGACTCGTCGGCCCTTTTCCCACCGTCGTCCTCTCTCTTCCCAGTCTCCAGTACCTCGATCTCCGTTACAATGAATTCGAAGGCCCACTTCCTCCCCAGCTCTTTAGTAAATCATTTGATGCTATTTTCCTCAATAACAATGGGTTCACTTCCTCAATTCCACCAAATCTCGGTAAAAGCTCTGCAACTGTTATAGTTTTTGCAAACAACAACTTTGGTGGTTGTCTCCCGCCAAGCATTTCAAACTTCGCCGATACATTGGAAGAATTGGTTCTAATCAACACAAATTTATCTGGGTGTGTGCCACCTGAAGTGGGATTTCTGTATAAATTGAAACTATTAGATTTGAGTTCGAACAGACTGGAGGGTCCGATTCCGTATAGTATTTCAGGGTTAGCTCATTTGGAGCAGCTGAATGTAGCCCACAATTACATGAGTGGAAACGTGCCAGAAGGGGTTTGTATTTTGCCAAACTTGGTGAATTTCACTTATTCTTACAACTTTTTCTGTGAGGAAGAGGGGGTTTGCCGGAACTTGACTTCCAAAGGGGTGGTGTTCGACGATCGACGGAATTGTTTGCCGGAAAAGCCGCTTCAGAGGACCAAGGAGCAGTGTGATCCTGTGGTTGAGCATCCTGTGGATTGCTATCACTATCCCTGCGGTGGTGCCCCGGTGGCGCAGGCTCCAGCTCCTATCCATGCCTAA
- the LOC131329154 gene encoding transmembrane E3 ubiquitin-protein ligase FLY2-like — MNRAGADECMAKCSDSPGLQWKRLGFVVGFFVCFVFFRPASGLRPLRERTRSWGDEWLPVRKDDNEFGPFSAWNITGTYRGSWKFIDSANSSSRFPDFKKSNGNSIIELVSTPTKITGVHYVQGVIIFHDVFDNEHEVGGAQIKVEGVYIWPFRQLRMVANSGKEGEFGQEEDYILSNPYHLLGVFSSQVFQESPRDKIWKRKHSPMYDMEKRCNIEIAAQISRVSATQNDGDHDRYHIEGLMESPSVDDDGDCFSPMLLNTTSVNVEVYYNKAVNYTLMVTFVSFLQVLLLIRQMEHSNTQSGAAKVSIIMIGQQAIMDAYLCLLHLTAGILVESLFNAFATAAFFKFVVFSIFEMRYLLAIWKASRPMNSGEGWEAMRRELSVLYSRFYGILLGGILVMYEFHKFLRPILLLIHSFWIPQIITNVVRDSRKPLHPHYILGMTVTRLAIPLYVFGCPHNFMRIEPDKIWCICLGVFLGFQASILLVQHYLGSRCFIPRQILPEKYSYYRRFEQDGNYATDCVICMTSIDLPQRANDCMVTPCDHFFHSGCLQRWMDIKMECPTCRRPLPPA; from the exons ATGAATCGGGCCGGTGCCGACGAGTGTATGGCGAAATGTTCGGATTCTCCGGGGTTGCAGTGGAAGAGATTAGGGTTTGTGGTTGGTTTCTTCGTCTGTTTCGTGTTTTTTCGGCCTGCCTCGGGGCTGAGGCCTTTAAGAGAGAGGACTCGCTCGTGGGGCGATGAG TGGCTCCCTGTAAGAAAAGATGATAATGAATTTGGACCATTTTCTGCTTGGAACATAACAGGGACATACCGAG GGTCTTGGAAGTTCATAGACTCAGCCAATAGCTCTTCAAGATTTCCAGATTTTAAGAAATCCAATGGCAATTCCATCATTGAGTTAGTTAgtacaccaacaaaaataactGGTGTTCACTATGTCCAG GGGGTGATTATTTTTCATGATGTGTTCGACAATGAACATGAAGTTGGTGGTGCTCAAATCAAGGTAGAAGGAGTATATATCTGGCCGTTCAGACAACTTCGAATGGTAGCCAACAG CGGAAAAGAGGGAGAGTTCGGCCAAGAAGAAGATTATATATTATCCAATCCATATCACTTG CTAGGAGTGTTCTCGTCTCAGGTATTCCAGGAGTCTCCTCGGGACAAGATTTGGAAGAGGAAACATT CACCAATGTATGACATGGAGAAACGTTGTAATATAGAAATTGCTGCTCAAATTTCTCGTGTATCGGCAACCCAAAATG ATGGTGATCATGATCGCTATCACATAGAAGGATTAATGGAAAGTCCTTCAGTTGATGATGATGGAGATTGCTTCTCCCCCATGCTGTTGAACACTACTTCTGTTAACGTTGAGGTTTATTACAACAAAGCAGTCAACTACACCTTGATGGTCACTTTT GTTTCGTTCCTTCAAGTTCTTCTGTTAATACGGCAAATGGAACATAGCAACACACAATCT GGGGCTGCCAAAGTTTCAATAATAATGATTGGGCAACAGGCTATTATGGATGCTTATCTTTGCCTTCTACATCTGACTGCTGGGATCCTAGTTG AGTCCCTGTTTAATGCTTTTGCAACTGCTGCTTTTTTCAAGTTTGTTGTCTTTTCAATATTTGAGATGAGGTATCTTCTTGCTATATGGAAAGCAAGTAGGCCTATGAATAGCGGAGAGGGCTGGGAAGCCATGAGGCGTGAGCTTTCTGTTCTTTATAGCCGGTTCT ATGGGATACTTTTAGGTGGCATTTTGGTCATGTACgagtttcataaatttttgCGGCCTATTCTTCTCCTTATACACTCCTTTTGGATACCTCAAATCATCACCAATGTTGTTCGTGACTCAAGGAAACCATTGCATCCTCATTACATATTAGGCATGACTGTCACAAGGCTGGCTATTCCATTGTATGTCTTTGGTTGTCCTCACAACTTCATGCGCATTGAGCCGGACAAGATTTGGTGTATTTGTTTGGGTGTATTCCTGGGATTCCAAGCATCAATTCTTCTTGTACAGCACTATCTTGGATCTCGGTGTTTCATTCCTCGTCAG ATCCTACCTGAGAAATATAGCTATTATAGAAGGTTTGAGCAGGATGGAAATTATGCCACCGACTGTGTCATTTGCATGACTTCCATTGATCTCCCTCAACGTGCTAATGACTGCATG GTAACGCCATGTGATCATTTCTTCCACTCTGGTTGTTTACAAAGATGGATGGATATAAAGATGGAGTGTCCAACTTGCCGGCGTCCACTCCCACCAGCCTAA